A genomic window from Sulfurospirillum multivorans DSM 12446 includes:
- a CDS encoding HepT-like ribonuclease domain-containing protein — protein MASMYDKELVLDILEQIIEAIMIVQERCAFATCQNDFMDTKEGQEKLDSICMKLIAIGESLKNIDKITDKKLLTAYPQIEWKKIKGIRDFISHHYFDLDAEMIFGICKNNIADVLMVLKQIQNDLGKKL, from the coding sequence ATGGCATCTATGTATGATAAAGAGCTCGTTCTCGATATTTTAGAGCAGATTATCGAAGCTATCATGATCGTACAAGAGCGATGTGCGTTTGCAACCTGTCAAAATGACTTTATGGACACCAAAGAGGGACAAGAAAAGTTAGACAGCATTTGTATGAAGCTCATCGCCATAGGTGAAAGTTTAAAAAACATCGACAAAATCACCGATAAAAAGCTTTTGACCGCTTACCCACAGATTGAGTGGAAAAAGATAAAAGGGATTCGAGATTTTATATCGCATCACTATTTTGATTTGGATGCAGAAATGATATTTGGTATTTGTAAAAACAATATTGCTGATGTGTTGATGGTGCTTAAGCAGATACAAAATGACTTGGGAAAAAAGCTTTAA